The Pleuronectes platessa chromosome 23, fPlePla1.1, whole genome shotgun sequence genome contains a region encoding:
- the f13a1b gene encoding coagulation factor XIII A chain produces the protein MSDRGATAAPSQAPPPPSGPRPKVTSRGRTSVPMASANSDSPDIPEFEYFGTPRGLPPLTEFLDINGVDMMKKPDDGNTTQHHTMYFNTNNLIVRRGQEFQVKVTFNRPYDAAKDKFAVEFVIGSSPQYSKGTYIPVFPTKDRQSSWKGRVTEKSGNTVTMGVTPTASCIVGKYHMYVAVATPFGIRRTTREDSRDLYILFNPWVADDAVFLEDEREREECVMTEIGIIYHGAYDDVSERNWNYGQFNHGVLDACLYIMDRCEMPITNRGDPIKVTRKASAMLNSRDDDGVLVGNWNGDYTYGVAPTSWTGSTDILLSYASSKMPVCYAQCWVYAAVFNTFLRCLGIPSRVVTNFYSAHDNDGNLTTDIILDENGRIDRNRTRDSIWNYHCWNECYMSRPDLPLGFGGWQVVDATPQETSDGMYRCGPASVQAIKHGQICFPFDAAFVFAEVNSDVVFYSRRKDGTMEPVKVNRTHVGRMVLTKALGDLTSRDITDQYKFPEGSAEERTVLEKAEEYGCKREKSEPPEADVDLVLPTMEISVGDDFELSLEFVNRSDQRRTVDAYISGNVVYYTGVTSSEFLFRTPSVTIEPNSTVKELVDVKSKKYMKHLVEQANLHFIFTGKVEETGQIVTTMKVVTLHNPKVIVEVPGGGKVNEEMMARVQFTNPFTFSLDDVYIRMEGPGVMAPKSKYYSLIPAGSSLTWTEYFVPQRSGSTRVMVTLDCPALRQVSGQASITIQP, from the exons ATGTCTGATCGAGGTGCCACCGCAGCTCCGTcccaggccccccccccaccctctggaCCCCGGCCCAAGGTGACGAGCCGCGGCCGCACCTCGGTTCCCATGGCCAGCGCCAACTCCGACTCCCCAGACATCCCTGAGTTTGAGTACTTCGGAACCCCGAGAGGACTTCCACCTCTGACCG agttcCTCGACATCAACGGGGTGGACATGATGAAGAAGCCAGACGacggcaacacaacacaacaccacaccATGTATTTCAACACAAACAATCTCATCGTCCGCCGGGGACAGGAGTTCCAGGTCAAGGTCACCTTCAACCGTCCCTACGACGCAGCCAAGGACAAGTTCGCGGTGGAGTTTGTCATCG GCTCCAGCCCTCAGTACAGCAAGGGCACCTACATCCCCGTCTTCCCCACCAAGGATCGTCAGAGCTCCTGGAAAGGCCGCGTCACAGAGAAGTCCGGCAACACGGTCACCATGGGCGTCACTCCCACGGCCAGCTGCATTGTGGGAAAGTACCACATGTACGTCGCAGTGGCCACGCCCTTCGGCATCCGCAGGACGACGCGTGAGGACAGCCGGGACCTCTACATCCTCTTCAACCCCTGGGTGGCAG ATGACGCTGTGTTCCtggaggacgagagagagagggaggagtgtgTGATGACGGAGATTGGGATCATCTACCACGGCGCCTACGACGATGTCTCGGAGAGAAACTGGAACTATGGACAG TTTAACCACGGAGTCCTGGACGCCTGCCTGTACATCATGGACAGGTGTGAGATGCCCATCACCAACAGGGGAGACCCCATCAAGGTGACCAGGAAGGCCTCTGCTATG CTGAACTCTCGTGATGACGATGGCGTGTTGGTGGGGAACTGGAACGGCGACTACACCTACGGCGTGGCGCCCACCTCCTGGACCGGCAGCACCGACATCCTGCTCAGCTACGCCAGCAGCAAGATGCCCGTCTGCTACGCTCAGTGCTGGGTCTACGCCGCCGTCTTCAACACCT TTCTGCGCTGTCTGGGCATCCCGTCCCGAGTCGTCACAAACTTCTACTCGGCCCACGACAACGACGGAAACCTGACGACAGACATCATCCTGGACGAGAACGGCCGGATCGACCGCAACCGCACCAGGGACTCCATCTG gAACTACCACTGCTGGAACGAGTGCTACATGTCCAGGCCAGATCTCCCTCTGGGCTTTGGAGGTTGGCAAGTTGTGGATGCGACACCACAGGAGACCAGTGATg GCATGTACAGATGTGGTCCTGCCTCAGTCCAGGCCATCAAACATGGGCAGATTTGCTTCCCCTTCGATGCTGCCTTTGTCTTTGCCGAG GTCAACAGCGACGTGGTGTTTTACTCCCGGAGGAAAGACGGGACCATGGAGCCAGTCAAAGTGAACCGGACTCACGTCGGCCGCATGGTGTTGACCAAAGCTCTTGGAGACTTGACCAGTCGCGATATCACCGACCAGTACAAGTTCCCTGAAG GCAGTGCCGAGGAGCGGACCGTGCTGGAGAAAGCAGAGGAGTACGGCTGCAAGCGAGAGAAGTCAGAGCCTCCGGAGGCCGACGTGGACCTGGTCCTGCCCACCATGGAGATCAGCGTGGGCGACGACTTTGAGCTGAGCCTGGAGTTCGTCAACCGCAGTGACCAGCGGCGAACCGTGGACGCCTACATCAGCGGCAACGTGGTGTATTACACCGGAGTCACCAGCTCTGAGTTCCTGTTCAGGACGCCCTCAGTGACCATCGAACCCAACAGTA CTGTGAAGGAGTTGGTGGACGTCAAGTCAAAGAAGTACATGAAGCACCTGGTGGAACAGGCcaaccttcacttcatcttTACTGGGAAGGTCGAGGAGACCGGCCAGATCGTCACCACCATGAAAGTGGTCACCCTGCACAACCCCAAAGTCATCGTTGAG GTACCCGGTGGAGGCAAAGTCAATGAAGAGATGATGGCGAGGGTCCAGTTTACAAACCCCTTCACCTTCAGCCTGGACGACGTCTACATTCGCATGGAAGGACCCGGGGTCATGGCGCCCAAGTCCAAATATTACAG TCTGATCCCAGCAGGCT